The genomic DNA CATCGAGGGCAAACTCCTCCATCCCTCCACAGCGGCGCTTCCCGCTCCGTGAGTTGtcccgccttcgccgacAGAGCCCTGCCGAGTCGAGCCGAGGCCCGACGAGTCCGCGCGATCAGTCGCAGTCTTCTGCGGTGTCTGGGCGCCGGGGCCAGACGCGCCCCGCGACTGGGTCTCCGTCGGCACGCCCGCAGGCGATCCGGGAGCCGTCGCGACACTCGAGCTTCTGGAGCACGCGGGAGAAGCCAGAggggcgagcgagaggccTTCGACGGTCTTCAGCACCCGGCCGTGGTCTCCAGCTGCGTCACGACCTCCGAGTGCAAAGATGTTTGCGCCGATCGCCACGGCGCCGAAAGAGTGACGCTGGTGCTGCATAGGAGCCAGGTTGATCCAGTTCCGCTTCACTGGGTGGTAGAGCTCGACGGACTTGAGAACGCCCTTgtcgttctcgccgccgAGAACGACAGCCCGACCTCCCGATACCGCGCATCCAGCTGAGACaacgacacagagaaagcgagaaggcgagcatgagagagaacgagtgAAGGAGCCGAAGCAGCCATGCATAGGACACGTCGCGCCTCGGAGAGTATGGACGCGACGAAAGGGGGGCTGGAGCACGGGGGAGGGGAGTAGCTCTACGGGTCTTCGCCGGTCGCCCGTtacaaaaaaaaacgcgagtCTTACCGTGGTGTGCGCGCGCAAAGTGTAGCGAAGGCATCGACACCCACcgcccttctgtctcctcgagtCGCTCAACTGAATTAAGGACCGTGTGTCCGTCTTTGCCGCCGACGAGCAGCACGTCGCGACCTGCAAAGACACCGCAGCAGGCAACGAAAAACTGGAGAgttccgtgttttttttaCGTGCGGGGAGCAAGAGGCGGGGACGCAGGAGTGTGCAGCCGCACCCGTCTAGAAATCCCCAAAAGTGTTTCGCAGGACAGGAAGAGGTCAGTAAACGTAGAAACAGAGGCGGGAAACACGGACGAGATCCGTACACACTCTGtagagaagcgagacgcgaagcagcggTACGGATGCGTTATCGCCCATGGGGAAGGCAGGCGgaaaaaagggggggaaTATGAGCGAAAACAACAGTTGCAACGCTCGTGGGCGTGGCGCCAGTCAAGGAGCCGCACGAcgcagggaaagggaaaggagggaaacagacgagCTGGGCAATGCCGGCGCCTGGTCCAAACGCGCTCTCCAGCGAGGCGAGTGCACGGGAGGTATGTggggttttctctccctggagGACAGAGTGCAGCAAATCTTTTCTGCCTAAACGGGGTGGCTGCAGCCTACGCGTCAAAACCGCATTAGGTTTGTCTGTTTTCCGAATGCACATTCACCGTTGTTTTGAGTGTCTTTGACGCGAACGGCTACAGGAGGTTCCCACATCCTCTGTACGCCTTGGCGCTGCGTCTTTCACATCATGCGTATGGAGCGGCAGGCGTCAACATTTCGCGCGTTGCCCCTGCAGAGAGGCCTGGACAAACCGGGTTTTCTTAGTCCAGGTCAGCGGACATCACCCCTTTTACGTTGGCCCGGACGAGGTGCCCGCGCCGGAAGGACTGGAGGAGGAATCCGGGCgaaaggaacgagagacagagacaaaaaaactTGTGTGACGAAAGAAATCGTTCCTACCGGAAGTGACGCATGCCACGTGGCCGTATCGGGGAATTTGCAACTTTGGAAGGGCCAGCTCAGGGACAAGAAGCGGGCCGTTTTCGGGTGTCTGATGCTTTGAAGAGCCGACCGCGCGTTTCGGTTCGGGCTCCTCGTCTGGTGGACGTACACCCAAGAGGCCAGAAGGCGCCATGAACAACTTATAGGCAACGTCGACGGGTCGccgttcctcgtttcctccggCGAGCACGAACCAGGGCTGGTCTTCAGTTTCCCGCGATGCATCACTCTCCGACGGCTCTCCGTTGGGCTGCGTGTCCCCACCACCGCCACCTACCGGCCTGGACGATGGCTTCGGCCGTTCGGCCGTGGACGGGGTGACCGCGGGTGAAACGGACGAATCGAGTGTCGACTCCCCGCTGCCACAGACGTCAGAAGCACTCAGCGTCATCCTTTCCTTAGCGGCACTTTGACGACTTGACTCAAGAGGTGAAGAGGACTCAGAAACCGCAgagtcttctcgcttgctATCCGTAGGAGAGCGGTCCGGGGATcccttctgcgtcgtcgaTGGCTCCATGGTGGCGACCCCGGCCCCCCgtgaaaaaaaacgcgaaaacaaGGTTATGTCCGTGTGTCGATCCCCCTTTTTTGCAAATCAGAAGAGCGCAAGAAAGCGGTTCGCTTCCTCAACTCTTTCTCCGAGACTGTTTTCCGGGACGGTGGGCGACTGTCTGACCGAAAAGTCGGCACGCGGTCTCTCGTCCAACACGGCGATATAGCCAGATGGCAAaaaggcagcggagacggctGTGAAGAAGGACACTCGAAAGACGGAAGgaacaggaaaagaaacggaaacagaaacaggTTCGGATGCaaacgaggacgagaaaaatGGTACGTGAATTTCTGGACGCTCCCACGGAGCGTCGTCCTTTGAAAGCGGTGGgtggaggaagggaaaatcTCAAGAGGGTAAGCCTTTGAAGGCTCCGCTTCTTCAGCGGAATGGAACAccagaaacgggaaaaagagaaacttTGGAAGTGGAAAAGGCACAGAAAAGCACGAATCGCTGTGTCTATGGCTCGTTCTCCCTGAGGGTCTTGTCACATGCACAGCTAGAGAAAAAAGTGACTGCTGTCTGCGAGAGGCGTTCAAAAAacgcgcggctgctgcgcgcCGGTCTCTCACCTCTCGCGACAACACTATGCACATGCTTCATCAACGAGTACAACAAGAACAACGGGATTACACGGGGAACAAGGTGAGGAGTCTCCCCTAtgctctgtttctctgaTGGATAGGGAGCGGTATGATGGTTGGCCTCGTGGCGATCGTTATACGCACCGCCTGTCCAGCGTGGTTGGGACAGTACTTCTGCGATCgagttctgtctcctttcagGGGTTCTCACAGAAGAGACTCCCTTCAGGAGTGCTCATCCCAAGATGAGGCAACACTCGCTGGTGTTCCGATATCCCATTGTTGCAACAGAGTGGAACCAATTGTCGGCTCAAGAGATGCTCTACAAGGCCGGCTGGCTTCTATTTTCTCGTGTTTGACGGGGATGCTGGCAGCGAAACGAGCATCGGAATACGACAAGCGGAGTACTATCGTTGATGTTTTGGACACTGTTCGCATCTGATCTCAAGCGGCAAGGCGAGTCCATAGTATCACGTTCATCGCAGTTCGCTCCACATCAGCACACAGTTCCCCCGGGCAACGCCAAGACTCAGGCCGTCGACCGCTAGTCCCTCTACTTCGAACCGCGGTAGCATTTGTTGTACCCTACCTTGCCTGGTACGAATGTCACAAGTGCTGCGCGTCTGCATTTGACGCAGCACCGGGGATTTTACTTGTGCCGCAGGCGGGTGCAACCCATTTTGCTGAGCAGTTCACGCTACAGTGTCTCTCGAGTGGACAATAACTCATTGCAAAGGCTGAATGTCTCGCAACTACGTAGAATGAGCGAGGGAAAGTACGTCTCCGTTAAGGAAAACTTCGTCGACAGGACTGTGGAGCAGCAGCTGAGAAAGCAGCAACGTTCCGTCAGGAGCACAGCGGGAGTACGTATTGTTGGCAGTGGAAGGCGGATATTCTCTTACCACACCCAAGTAGGGCGTTGTATAGTGGTGCTACACAAACTGTACTGGGAGGCAAATGTGGCAGATTTTGCGGTACGACGGCTGCCCTTCGGAAGAGGTGAGCTGCTCTAGAAAGCCTGAACCGACTGCAATATCACGTCCCCAGCAGTCGACAAGGATCTGTCCGTGCAGACTATTGGTTGCCTCCTTTTCCGGACTGCTCTAATCTTTGGCAGGCAAAATGCAAAACTAAGTGACACTCCCACTCCTCCAAAGGCCTGAAGCCGTGAACAACGCCTCCTCATCAGGTTTGAATCGCGAGTAGGGGCCAGCAAGTTGTAGTATGGGGGCTTGTAAAGAATCGACTCGTCCCGTCAATATATGGTCTCGACGAGAACTAGGCAATGTCCACACAGTGAATAGAAGTCAAAACCGCCATACAGTAGACCTGGAaactctgtctctgtcgagtTTGAACTCTCCCGACGCTcccggaggaagaaagcgagaggacgacggagGCAGAATGAGAGGATGCGACTGGTGAAATGAAGTCGACAGTGGTTCGTTCCACGACTCCTCTACAATCGCTCGCGTGTGACGCTCCTTGTTTGGCATACCACACTGCTGACATTCTTTCAAATAACGTCGATCAGCCCAGCGATCTTGACAAAATTCGCATAAGAGTTCGTCGGTCATTCCTCCTTTTAAGCCTCTGCAATCAAATCCGCAGTACTTCCAGCAGGCCGATGAGCATCCcctgcctcggcctcggcACGTACTGCACCATCGCGACACTGTCACAGAACCAAAGTCGGACACAGCCTTTGCTTGCAGCGCATGTCGCTTCCATCTCTGACCGACAGGAGAGGACTGGGCAGAGAAACTAGCTGTTGCCCCGGTTAGATTCAATGTAAGTAGCAAAAGGACAAGGCTCCAGGAGAACCAGCGTCCGCGAACTGCTGAGCAGGGCCACGACGCATTTCTACGTAAGCAAGGGGCAACACCGAAAAGTGACGCAACTGCTGCGCGTACACCCATTTTGGCAGTGGCTCTCCGCTGCGAACCTCATCCACATTGTTCATTTGACGGCTCTATCGAGCACGTTCAGCAGTTCTTGTTGCGATACAGTTCGCTCAAGGACTCCCTTCCACAAAGAGCGCTGCTGATTTCGTCTGGTCCGAAACAGTCGTCCAACGCAGTGATCGGCAGAAATTGCTACATGTCGCCATTACCTACGTAGAGGCTATGAAAATGGTGGGAGAGATGCACAGTGGTGAAAGCAATGAGTGGGGTTCTGTACCACCTAGCTTGTAGGAGGCAAGTCCCTCTGTCTGACTTCCTGATATAAAGACGTAGGTTACGGAAAGGACTTCGCATACTATGTAACCCCGATTCTTTACGCGCAGTCCTTCCGTAAGCAAGAAAGTAGACGCGTTTTCACTGTACGATGAATGTAGTGCGATGCGACAGAAGCGCTGGCAGCGCCCCGATCCTGTATAACATTTCACGAAGGAATCAAAGGGGTGGTGAtaacagaagaaaacaacaACAGGAACAGCCAGTCTTCAAGCTGGACAAATCCTAGGCATGAACGCCTCCACCGGGTACAGCCAATAACGAGAGAATTTTCCCCACCACGGCAAATCACTTACTTTTCGCTCCTAGCAACTCTGTACAACGGTAGCTTTGTGTAAGCGTTTCGAATGAGTTTGAGGGGCACTGCCTGGCCCCTCACTCTGGCGGCTGCACCGGTTCGCACGGCCTCCGGCGACCGCTTCCAGAAACTCTCTCTGTTAACGCAGCACACTTCAAAACGAATAAGAGGGAACAAATACGGGAGATTCCCTGGGTAACCTATTGAAGGTGAATGATTGGTAGACCTGCTTCGACAGTGAGAGGCTTTGCTGCAGTTTTCAGTCACCGTGGTGACAGCACTTTTACAGagtgtgtttctctcgcgtaTTTGAACCCCCCaggggaggagaaagcacGAAGTCGCGTACGGTCGCTGGAGAGAACAGTTCGCACGAGTCCGGCTTAGGCGGCAGTAGCCACTGGCGCCTTTCTGTTCGCCTTGGCAAAGCAGTATCTGATACCTTTACTTCGGCAGTCCCTTGCCCGGTACCTAGAGAGCCATTCTCCCTGTCTGTCGCTAAACAGAGAAGTGccagcgaagcagaaagcCCGTCACGCTCCGCGTATAACTGGAGTATTAGCCGGACGTCTGAAGAATGTCAGAAAGCCAGAAACCCTAGTCTCTTCACTAGGCGAATACCGAACTTCTCTTGACCCAGGAGGCGTCTGACGACAACACGCTTTTATCAGGGGGAGGAATCGGGCCTTGTGAAACACCGAATGACATGCTTTAGAACTTCGTTCAACTGCGGAAGCACTGTGAATGTCCTGTCACTCAGTGATTTTAGGGATGTGTCTGTTGGTGGTTCTGGAGTTTGCTGGGTGTAACTCTTTAATATCCGGTTCAACGTGTTTCTACACGGTGGAGACAAACGTGCAGTAGTGGGTCTTCATGGAGACGCTGAGCAAACTTTGAGCAAGGCACGTGCTGCAATGCTGACAACAGGCCCCCTGCCAAAATCAGACTCCGTGGTTCAATGTGGCCAAACTGCAAACCTGCATTTCCCCAGACTACCTGGTGATGTGCGCGAACCGTGGTCCGGTCGTGAAGTATGTCCAAAGGAAAATGGCAAGATTTGCCGGCCTTGTCTGCCTGATTGGCGCTAGAAGCAAGTTGTATGAGGCTGTAATACGACAGACATGAATGTGGGACCTGTGCCTTTTTATTTGCGGTCTTCAGAGGAGCACCCAGTTGAGCATTAACAAACCTGGGAAAAAACCGGTGCAAAGGCACCATCACTGCCGTTCCCGAGTAATAAAAAGCGTACAGTACAATTGAGTCTGCATGATGACGCCACACCAGAGTGATCTATATTGGCTAAGCCAGAGTAATACCCTTCTGTGGGGGTACCTTCCTCGCTAGGAAATTTCGCAACCGAGCAGCAGTTGGTAGTCGAGTGGTTGCTTTGATAGTCGACACCGCACCGACCTGCTATCGGACAGAGTGCGGTGTTTTTTGAGGTGCCACGCTCACGCGTAAGTCACGGAGGCTTGTCCAACCACCCCATGGCCCGCCAGGATGCAGCCTCTACTTGATTCGTAGCTTCGGTCGCTGAGACACTCTCCAAGAAGAAATCGTCCATGGCTATTGCGTATCCTTGGTTCCCTCTCAGAACTTGTGGACAAGAATCCCACGACAGATACAAAAATGAAGCATTGAGGGGTCACCTCCGAAATCTGGAACCTCACTAAGAAGCTCTAGGTTGCCTTCAAAGATGCATGTCAGCGTACGATAGAAAGAAAAAGCTCTCATCAGGACTCAAATGGCTTCTGAGGCTGAATCCGAAACTCACTCTTGCCTCAAGAGCTGGTGGTTCATCAACAATCCTCGCCCGTACGTGCAATAACTGGTGATCCTCGGTGGTAACTCACGAAGAAATTCTCAGCTATGGTAGTTTCGGCTTCAGAGATTCCGGTGCTTTTCCTGCTGTCACAAGCGGTTGAAGCGGTGGTGTCGGTGTCTTCAGTAGAAAGCGTCGCCAGTCGCCCATAGTTAGCCAGATTCCGGGTGCAGGTGTGAACCTCTGAAGAGGACGAACGGCTTAACGAGTAATTGGACGAAGTTAGACCTGCGCGGACCCGAAATCTGGCTTGGTCTGTCAGAAATGCTTTTACCGAGTCTTCGACAGATTCGGCTGCTTGCCGGG from Neospora caninum Liverpool complete genome, chromosome VIII includes the following:
- a CDS encoding putative kelch motif domain-containing protein translates to MTLSASDVCGSGESTLDSSVSPAVTPSTAERPKPSSRPVGGGGGDTQPNGEPSESDASRETEDQPWFVLAGGNEERRPVDVAYKLFMAPSGLLGVRPPDEEPEPKRAVGSSKHQTPENGPLLVPELALPKLQIPRYGHVACVTSGRDVLLVGGKDGHTVLNSVERLEETEGRWVSMPSLHFARAHHAGCAVSGGRAVVLGGENDKGVLKSVELYHPVKRNWINLAPMQHQRHSFGAVAIGANIFALGGRDAAGDHGRVLKTVEGLSLAPLASPACSRSSSVATAPGSPAGVPTETQSRGASGPGAQTPQKTATDRADSSGLGSTRQGSVGEGGTTHGAGSAAVEGWRSLPSMKNGRASFGVAQYKGVIFCAGGTNGVKPLSSVEMFDSSTNEWFQLPSLNEARIGPVCFVWLKGPERRPHLCVAGGRQSSLHPVFQSAEILDLLPLLPRNDEDGTDKTEGTGQGGSDGEKKRQPEGGEKLRRETEIPPAQWILVSPVGVKLCWQQAAGVVSRCWKDLRGDAVLQREVMSRNLEEAEEESSDADERPPLPKTRVFRSNSSSSTASVNAAPSEAPDRHGACAGDKGPSKVQMLRQKIESQAAERQAAAAKKTGTAGAGVGGIAGVGGKHEVVYDPLEWFES